The DNA sequence GGCAGTTTGGTGCTTAATTACAATACCTATTAAAACGCCAGCTGCGAGCTGGCGTTTAACGTTGTTCTGCACTTATAGCGTTAAGTGCCTCACGCGGAACGAGCGGCCTTTCATTTTACCGTGTTCTAGTTTTTTACGTGCACGCTTAAGTACTTCACGCTCTACCGCGACATAAGCGCGGTTATCGAATAGGTTGATTTTACCTACCTGAGAGCCGGCAATACCATTTTCACCGGTTAAAGCCCCTAAAATATCGCCAGCTCTTACTTTTTGCTTTTTGCCGCCATCAATCTGCAAGGTAGCCATTAATGGTTGGTTAGGTGTTTTATTTAGCAAGGCCATTGATGGTAGGTCTTCATCTTCGATAGGGCGCTCTAAATAATCTTCTAACAAGGCAATTTTGAAGTGTTCCTTATCGCTAAATAACGAACAGGCTATGCCTTTACTACCGGCACGACCAGTACGGCCAATGCGGTGCACATGGATTTCAACATCACGCGCAATATGATAGTTAATCACTGCATCTAGCGAATCAATATCTAAACCTCGTGCAGCTACGTCAGTGGCCACTAACACCGAGGCGCTATTATTGGCAAATTGCAGCAGGGTTTGGTCACGATCGCGTTGCTCTAAATCACCGTGCAGCGCTAATGCACTAAAGCCAAACTGGAGCAATTCGTCGGCCACTTCTTGGGCTTCTCGCTTGGTATTACAAAACACTACACTAGAGGTAGGGCGATGTTCTAATAGCAGTAAGCGCAAAGCTAGCATCCGCTGTTCATTGTCGTCTACTTTAAAAAAGTGCTGAGATATCGAAGAGTTATCATGGGTGCTGGCGACTTCAACGCGCACCGGATCTCGCATGATATGTTTAGAGATGCTTTCAATTTGTTCAGGGAAGGTGGCGCTAAACAATAAGGTTTGACGATCGCTTGGAGCCAAATCAATGATCGCATCAATGGCGCTTTGAAAGCCCATTTCTAACATGCGGTCGGCTTCATCTAGAATCAGGTTTTTAATATTATCGAGCTTTAAAGTGCCTTTGCTTAAGTGTTCTTCTACGCGCCCAGGAGTGCCGACCACAATGTGCGCACCATGCTCCAGTGAGCCAATTTGTGGGCCAAATGGCATGCCACCACAAAGCGTTAGTACTTTAATGTTGTGAATGCCACGAGCCAGTTTACGGATTTCTTTAGCCACCTGGTCGGCTAACTCGCGAGTTGGGCATAATACTAAGCTTTGAATACGGAAGCGTTTAACGTCTAAAGCGTTGAGTAAACCTAAGCCAAAAGCGGCGGTTTTACCCGAACCAGTTTTGCCCTGTGCGATAACATCTTTTCCGGCCAAAATCTCAGGCAGGCTTTGCGCTTGAATAGGCGTCATTGAGCTATAACCTAGGGTCTCTAGATTACTTAATAAATCCGCATGTAGCGTTAAAGTAGAAAAATCGGTTTGGCTCAAAATGGCGTCCTCTTCGAGGGTTAAAGATAAAGTGTATATCGCTGTAGAATTTACAGTGGGGCGCGATGATAGCTGAAATTGATTACAAATTGGGTAAAAAATGACAGCTTTTTACAGATTAACGGTGCTTAGCTTAGTTTAATGTGGTTAAACAGTAATATAGAGAGCGACCATTTACAGCAATAAGTCTTGCTCAATAGCTTGAAAGTTACTGGCAGCATTAACTAAAGCATGCGCGGTTAAACTCGGTACGCCGTAAACCAAGGCTTCAACGGAGTAGTCTTGGGTGATCTTATCAAGCAGAATCGCAAAGTCACCGTCGCCGGAGAGTAGCACCACAATATCTACTTCGCGCGCAGCTTCTAGTACATCAATGGTTATTCCCACATCCCAATCACCTTTCGCTGAGCCGTCACTGCGTTGTATAAAAGGCTTAAGTTTCACCTCAAAACCAATGTGTTTTAGGGCGCTTTGAAATTTAAGCTGCTGATTATCGCCGCGATCAATAGCATAAGCATAGGCGGCAACGATGTCTCCTTGGTGCTGCAACTGTTGCCAAAGACGACGATAGTTAAACTGTTTGGCATAAGCTTCACGGCAGGTGTAATAGATGTTTTGCACATCGGCGAATATGGCTATTTTTTTCACTTATGGCCTATCGGCTTGGGGTTACAAGCTCAGCTAGAGTGGATGGTTCAAGCAGCAATTATTACATGGCAACTGGCAAATAGCTGTAGCTGAATTGCGATGAGCACAAAGTCATCAGCAAGATGGTGTGAGGATGGTTTAGCTTAAGGAAGTATTGGGGCAGTACTAGGTAGCGTTAATACTAAAGGCTACCTAGTGTTTGGCGGTTTACTTGTTGGTAATCGAGAACTCATCAACCCTGACTTCAAGCTCTTTATCTAGGCTGAGCTCGGCCGAGGTATCGACTTCCAGTAAGCTGAATATTTCAACGCTAGTATTGGCTCCGGTGTTGAAGTCTACACTCACTTGGCGGAAACACTTCTTGTTACCTTGAGGAGCCATAGCTAACTCACTGACATGCGCTTTGCTATCGGCAATGACATCACCGGTCAAGGGAGCACTATCAGCCACTGTTCTTACACCAAAGTGCAATTTAGTTGGCGAGTTATTCCCTTTTTTATCACAGTAGTAGAGTGAGTAGGTCATGTCAGTATTCTTGGGTAGTCCACTAACAATTTGGCTTAAGCCTGGAGTCGAATTGAAGTCATGATAGGCCACATCGCGCTTAAAGCGAAAGCGCGATGAGCCTTCGGCGTCAAATGCACTGTCTTTAGAGCTACCCACATCCCCATAACCTTCTTTAGAGTCTTCATGAGATAGCCATACTGAGCTTTTTCCTTTATTTGCTCGGTATTCAGTAAGCTGAGGATCTTGAACATAAGCGTGAGCAGAAAAAACCAGACAGCTGGTAAGTAAGCTGGTACCTAGAGCGATAGATTTAGTTACGTTCATACAATCCCTTCCAATAAATGTAGCATGCTAGTTATTGTATTATTTTATAATGATAGTACTTTAGCCGTGATGAGATTCTCGTTTTTGGCTATTGTTCGAGCAAGCCTCAAGTTTTGTGAGGCAATACTAAAACTTGGGCGTTTAAAACACTCGTAAATAGCAAGGGCTAAAAGCTTGGCGGAGCCTTAAATTGGCTAATTGGCTAATTGGCTGTTATTGGGAGGGAGTGCCAGTAAGCATAAGCCTCACTTACTGGCATGGGGCTTAAAAGTTATCTTTACTGATAAATATTTACTTGAAGAAAACAAAAAGAGGAGACGCCCGTTTATTATATTACTTTTGGTGGAAGGCTTGTTCTGCTTTGAGAAAAAATTACTTTGTTGAGTTGAAGATAATCGGTAAGAAAGAGACTTTCTATACTTTTTGTCAAAATAAATGAATAAATGGGGCCGCTCTGGGGCAGAGCCACCTTAGCAGATTCTTCGTACTTGATTAGGCAATGCACTGGCTGTGAAAAGGTAAACCGCCCTGCAGTTAACTATAGATGAGTAGGTTCGCTGGGGAACCCACCCTCTGGAGTCACGGTTACTTTAGTATCAGAACTTACATGCCTAGTGTTTTATTCATTTGAAGCTGGTTGAACAATACTTTTAGCGCCAGCCTAGATGAAGAAACTTATGCAGCGTTTGCTTGAGTTTTCAAGATGCCGGTTGGCGGTGTGCTGTTGGCTTTTGATGCTGCGAGCAAAATAGAAACAAAAATGCTTAATGCGCCACACAGCTGCAGCCAGGTGAGTGATTGTCCTAACACTATATAGCCAAGCACCACAGCCGACACACTGCTTAACAGCCCTAAAAATGACACTGTAATTGTCGGCAGCTTTTCAATACCACGAAACCATAACGAATAGGCGAGCACCGAGCCCATGATACTCAGGTAGCTATACCCAGCAAGGCTTTTAAGGCTTAGTTGGCTAGGTAAGCCCTCAATTGACCATGCCACAGGTAGCAGCATTAACCCGCCCAATAGCAGTTGCCAACCGGTAAAACCCAGTAAGGTCATTCCTTTTGGTCGGCCCCAGCGCTTGGTCATTACTAGGCCATAAGCCATGGTGACGGCCCCTAACATGCCCATTAAAATACCTTGGGTACTCAATTCAGCTTGATTGTTTACTACCAACAAAGCGATACCAGCTATGCCCATCAAGCCTGCCACCATCTGCTTTATGCTTAACGCACTGTTTAGCAAAAAGTAGCTAAGGGCCATGACTAGCAGCGGTTGAATCGACATAACAAGCGCAGCCATCCCCCCGGGTAGATGTGTGGCGGCAAAAAACAAGCAGTAAAAAAAGAACCCAATATTTAGAAAACCAAGTACCAATAGGCGAGGCCACCAATGCCCACGCGGCAGTGTTCGGGTTAATAGCACGAGCACTATGCCAGCAGGCAGTGCGCGTAACATGGCTGCGGTTAGCGGGCTATTCGCCGGCAATAATTCTGTGGTGACCAAATAAGTACTGCCCCACACAATGGGTGCAATAGCGGTAAGTGCCACTGTGCTGAGGGTTTCACG is a window from the Agarivorans sp. TSD2052 genome containing:
- the dbpA gene encoding ATP-dependent RNA helicase DbpA, whose amino-acid sequence is MSQTDFSTLTLHADLLSNLETLGYSSMTPIQAQSLPEILAGKDVIAQGKTGSGKTAAFGLGLLNALDVKRFRIQSLVLCPTRELADQVAKEIRKLARGIHNIKVLTLCGGMPFGPQIGSLEHGAHIVVGTPGRVEEHLSKGTLKLDNIKNLILDEADRMLEMGFQSAIDAIIDLAPSDRQTLLFSATFPEQIESISKHIMRDPVRVEVASTHDNSSISQHFFKVDDNEQRMLALRLLLLEHRPTSSVVFCNTKREAQEVADELLQFGFSALALHGDLEQRDRDQTLLQFANNSASVLVATDVAARGLDIDSLDAVINYHIARDVEIHVHRIGRTGRAGSKGIACSLFSDKEHFKIALLEDYLERPIEDEDLPSMALLNKTPNQPLMATLQIDGGKKQKVRAGDILGALTGENGIAGSQVGKINLFDNRAYVAVEREVLKRARKKLEHGKMKGRSFRVRHLTL
- a CDS encoding NYN domain-containing protein, which translates into the protein MKKIAIFADVQNIYYTCREAYAKQFNYRRLWQQLQHQGDIVAAYAYAIDRGDNQQLKFQSALKHIGFEVKLKPFIQRSDGSAKGDWDVGITIDVLEAAREVDIVVLLSGDGDFAILLDKITQDYSVEALVYGVPSLTAHALVNAASNFQAIEQDLLL
- a CDS encoding EamA family transporter — protein: MTLRETLSTVALTAIAPIVWGSTYLVTTELLPANSPLTAAMLRALPAGIVLVLLTRTLPRGHWWPRLLVLGFLNIGFFFYCLFFAATHLPGGMAALVMSIQPLLVMALSYFLLNSALSIKQMVAGLMGIAGIALLVVNNQAELSTQGILMGMLGAVTMAYGLVMTKRWGRPKGMTLLGFTGWQLLLGGLMLLPVAWSIEGLPSQLSLKSLAGYSYLSIMGSVLAYSLWFRGIEKLPTITVSFLGLLSSVSAVVLGYIVLGQSLTWLQLCGALSIFVSILLAASKANSTPPTGILKTQANAA